The DNA window TAACTATGAATTAATAAACTTAACAGCTTTTAAAAATTGAAACAGGCCTTAGAATTTTTTCCATTAATAGTTTTTTTTGTAGCATATCAATTAACTGATATTATTACTGCTACTATAATTTTAACCATTACCAGCTTTATTTCTTTTGGTACAATTCTGTTTTACAGCAAAAAAATTGTTTATATGCCTTTAATTTCAGCTTTGCTTGTTGGAGTTTTTGGCTTTTTAACTTGGTATTTGGACAACCCTATTTTTATAAAAATAAAACCTACAATTTTAAATATTTTATTTGGTTTGATTTTAATCACTGCCTATTTTTGCAAAAAACCACTAATAAAACTTATCTTAGAACAGGCTTTCAAAATGGATGATCACAATTGGTTAGTGCTAACACTTAGATGGGGGTTATTTTTTCTATTTATAGCTTTAATAAATGAAATAGTTTGGCGAAATTTCAGTGAAAATTTTTGGGTAAATTTTAAAGTATTTGGTATGTTGCCAATTACAATAACATTTACTTTAGCACAGATGCCTTATATGATGCGCCACCAGATTAAATAAAATTATATTCATAATACATAATGAGCTTTCAAGATAAATTAACCAAATTAGTAGCAAAGCACAAAGATATACAAAATAAGTTGAGTGGGGCTCAGCAATTAGAGCAAAATGAATTTATTGAATTATCCAAAGAATTTTCTGAGTTAGGTCCCATAGTTGAAGTAGCAATAGAATATCTTAAATTAGAAAAAGATTTAATTGAAGCAAATGAACTCATCTCAGAGGAAGAAATAGATGAGGAAATGAAACTTTTGGCTGAAGCAGAAGTTATTGATTTAAAGAAAAATATTGTAAATCTGGAAGACAAAATTAAAGTTCTGCTTTTGCCTAAAGATAAAGCTGATGAAAAAAACGCCATATTAGAAATAAGAGCTGGCACAGGTGGAGATGAAGCTGCGTTATTTGGCAGTAATTTACTTAGAATGTACCAAAGATATGCAGAAGAAAGAGGCTGGAAATTTGAAGTTTTAGCTATATCAGATACGGGTATTGGTGGCATAAAAGAAGCAACAGCTTCTATTTCTGGTAAAGCTGTATTTGCTCGTATGAAATTTGAATCTGGCGTGCATCGTGTGCAAAGAGTTCCTGAAACAGAATCTAGTGGCAGAATTCACACCTCAGCTGCAACTGTTGCAGTATTACCAGAAGCAGAAGATATTGATATTAAAATAAATGAAAAAGATTTGCGTGTTGATATTTTCAGAGCAAGTGGCCCAGGAGGACAGTCAGTGAACACCACAGATTCAGCCGTAAGAATAGTACATTTACCTACTGGTATCACTGTACAACAACAAGATGAAAAATCGCAG is part of the Alphaproteobacteria bacterium genome and encodes:
- a CDS encoding septation protein A, producing MKQALEFFPLIVFFVAYQLTDIITATIILTITSFISFGTILFYSKKIVYMPLISALLVGVFGFLTWYLDNPIFIKIKPTILNILFGLILITAYFCKKPLIKLILEQAFKMDDHNWLVLTLRWGLFFLFIALINEIVWRNFSENFWVNFKVFGMLPITITFTLAQMPYMMRHQIK
- the prfA gene encoding peptide chain release factor 1; this translates as MSFQDKLTKLVAKHKDIQNKLSGAQQLEQNEFIELSKEFSELGPIVEVAIEYLKLEKDLIEANELISEEEIDEEMKLLAEAEVIDLKKNIVNLEDKIKVLLLPKDKADEKNAILEIRAGTGGDEAALFGSNLLRMYQRYAEERGWKFEVLAISDTGIGGIKEATASISGKAVFARMKFESGVHRVQRVPETESSGRIHTSAATVAVLPEAEDIDIKINEKDLRVDIFRASGPGGQSVNTTDSAVRIVHLPTGITVQQQDEKSQHKNKEKAMKILRSRLYDHERQIADSERASARKSQVGSGDRSERIRTYNYPQSRVTDHRINLTLYKIVEIVEQGELDFLIEPLIADDQARKLSES